The Elephas maximus indicus isolate mEleMax1 chromosome 11, mEleMax1 primary haplotype, whole genome shotgun sequence genome contains the following window.
TTTCTGTGTGACCTTCAGCCAGCCCCTGCCCCTCTCTCGGCCTTGGTTTTCCCATGTATAAAATAGATATAAGCCTGTTTGATTCTGAGGGCCAGAGAATCCCATCAATCCCCAAACTTACCAGGCTGAGGGGAGGCAGGAGAAAGTGTTCGGGCTCTGAGCTGGACAGACGCTTGGGAGGTCTCACTCCCAGTACCTCCACCCCTTCGTCCTCGTCCTCTGGGCTCTGGACCAGGGTCCTAGAGTAAAAAAGGCAGGAGTCTCAgaagacaggaaacctggacaggTGTAAGCACCAGTGTAGCCAGGTAATGAGCATTATTCACTCTCCAATCACCTATTTATTCTTCTGCTCATACACCTACCAATGCAtctatccatccgtccatccatccatccatccgtccatccatccacccatcatccatccacccatcatccatccacccatctatccatcattcatccatccatccatccacccatccatccatccatcatccatccatcatccatccacccatccatccatccatcatccatccatcatccatccacccatccatccattcatcatacatccatcatctatccatatgtgtatccatccatccatcatccatccacccatctatcatccatccatccatccatccatcatccatccacccacccatccacccacccatccacccacccatccacccacccatccatccacccatcatccatccatccacccacccacccatccacccatccacccatccatccatccatcatccatccatcatccatcctcccacccatccacccatccacccatccatccatcatccatccatcatccatcctcccacccatccacccatccatccatcatccatccacccatccatccatcatccatccattcattcatcatccatccatcatctatccatATGTGTATCCATCAATCCACCTTTTCATTCATCCACTTGATGATCCATCACCATCCACTCATCCAACCTCCCATCCATCATTTattcatctacctatctatccatccatataccccctcttccttcctccatccatccatccacccacccacccacccacctattcACTTATACAGCtatccacccactcacccatccattTTTCCATCCACTTACTATATTCATTAATTCCCTCCTTCCTTCATTTAATAACTATTTACTAGGCACCCACTGTACACCCAGCCCCAAACTAGGATCCTTGGGAGATACCAAGATATATTCATAAACCTTTCACAAGGAGAGTAAAGAGACCACTCTGGAAACTAGATGAGCGCATGCCTACAACTCGAAGAGCAAAACCCTGAGTATTTAATAACCCAATGTCTGGAAGGAGAACATGGCCTCTCTGAAAGTATATGCAaaattgtgtgtctgtgtgcatcgGAAATTTTTTGGGGGAACAGTCTATAGCTTTCCTCAGAGTCTCAAAGGGGCTAGGACACTTAGTTTTAGAGTTTCTCTGACACTGTGGCAATATCCTCTTCACTGCAGCAAAAACTGTCACTAAGCAAGAGTTATGGATTGCATtgagtcccccaaaaagatatgttgaggtcctaaccccggtacctgtgactgtgtccttatttggaaacagcgtatttgaagatgttatcagttaacaagaTGTCATACTGgagaagggtgggtcctaatccaatatgactggtgtctttataaaagaggagacgAGACACAGAAATGCAGAAAGAAGACAGCTAGGGGATGACAGAGGCAGAGCtgtaaaccaaggaatgccaaggatcaccggccatcaccagaagctaggagagaggtgtggaacagattcttcctcagagccctcagaaggattCAACACGGCCCATACCCTGATTCTGGACCCCCAAAactaagacaataaatttttgttctcataagccacccactttgtggtactttgttatggcagccctagaagcACTGATAATTCCGTAGTAGagtttttgccttccatgtgggagacccggggttcgatttccagccaatgaacttcatgtgcagccaccatctgtgattgggggcttgcatgttgctatgatgttaaccagatttcagcagagcttccagactaagatgaactaggaagaaaggcctggcaacctacttctaaaaatcggccaatgaaaaccctatggatcacaacagtccgatgtGCAACCAATCacgtggatggtgcaggaccaggcagagatTCGTTTCattgcacatggggtcatcatgagtcgaggGTCGACTCcgcagcagttaacaacaacaggagACTAATACAGCCAAATATAAATATGCTCCAAAGGAGAGAGCCCCGGGTGGCCAGTGGGATTTGGATGAACAATGAGAATGGTGGAAGGCACTCTAAAATGGTGGCAGGGCCTAGGCAAAGACTTGGAGGTTGAGACAAACCTGGCATGTGCTGAGGCCTTATGGGCTCAGCTGGAGCAGAGATCAGGGTAGGAGAAGAGTGGCTGATAAGGCCAGAGTGGGAGGCTGGGGAAAGGCAGGGAGCAGGGACCTTCTCTATGTTCCCTGTATATCCCTCCTGTACTGTGGCTCACCTCTTCCGGGCCCCAGCCATGGGGGAGGGTGCTGAGGGGTCCCCTTTGGAGGGGCTGGAGCAGCTCAGCCGGGGGTCACTCCCCCAGCGGGGCAGCAGAGAGGGCTCAGGGATTGGGGGTGACAAGCCGTGGAAGCTCCGAGCGCGGGGCCGGGGGACAGCCCCTGAAGGTCTGTGGTAGGCCCTGGGTGGCTGCTCGCTGGAGTTGAGCTGGAAGTCATCATCCATGGAGATGTAGGGGGCCAGCATCTCCAAATCCAGAGCATCGACGTCCTGCGGAGGGCAGGAGGGAGTTAAGAGCATGAGCCTTGGACTTGGGTGGACCTGGGCTGGAGTCCCAGTTCCACCACTTCTGAGCTGTATGTCTGAGGTCAAGagtctgagcttcagtttcctcatctgtaaaacgggggtaAGGACTCtgtggtagccagtcaccaagATGGCCCCCAAGGATCCCCTACCACAGTGACCTTGATATTGTGGAAATAATGATGTGTCACTTCTAAGATTAGGTTATAGAAGATGCTGTGGcttccatctctctgtctctgtctcactctgtctctctccctgtgtTTCTCTCTCAGATCCCGTGCTCTGGGGAAGCCATGTCATAAGCAGTCCTATCAAGAGACCCACAGGGCAAGGACCTGAGGCCCCTAGTCAACAGCCAAGTGAGTGaacttggaagtggatcacctAGCTCAGTCAAGTCTTCAGATGACTGCTATCCCAGCTGACAttttgactgcaacctcatgaaaCATCCCAAGCCAAAACTACCCGGATAAGTGGCTCCCAAACCATTGACCCTCAGAAACTGTACCATGGTAAGCGCTTGTTCTTTTATGTTGCTAAATTTTAGGGTAATTTGTTATCCGGAAATAAATAACTAATACAGATTTTGGGCCAAAAGTGGGGTCCTAACAAAAAACCTAAAGTATGGGAGTGGCTTTGGAACtgggcaggggctggaaggacTTTGAAAAGCATGTTAGAGAAAGCCTAGACTGCTTTGAACAGACTATTAGTCAAATTATGAACTTTAAAAAGGTTGTCAGTGAAGGCTTAAAGGGAAGTGATAAACATGTTACTGGGAACCAGCGGAAAGGAGATCCTTGTTAAGTGGTAACTGAAAGTTTATTGCCTGCTGTTCCGTGGAGAGGAGAAAATGTAACTAACGAATTGACTGCTCTAGCTAAGAAGATTATCAGCCAGAGTTCCGAAGGGGTTGCCTAATTTCTTCTtgctacatataaaaaaaaaaaaaaaattttttttcttacatatagTAAAAGACAAGAGGAAAGAGATAATCCTAAAGGAAGAACTGTTAAACATGAAGCAACTGGAACATGATGGTTTTGAAAATTCTCAGTCTCCCCAGATGGCAAATGATGCTAAAATTAAGAAATGGTTTCTGTGTGAAGAAGCATACTCTAAAGAAAGCATGATTTAAAGATGAAGCCTAGGGTGTGAATATAAAATTTCTTATGAAGAGCTCAGAATATTAACTCTGGTGGTGCCTCTCAGGGTATCTTTCACTCAGACAAAGCCCCTCTAAAGAGTTTAAGCATGTGATGACTTACAGATTCTCTCAATCAAACAATAGGGTTTCTAATAAACTGATGGACATTGTTACTTCCAGGTAGGGCTTATCTCAAAGAGATTTGTAGGTGTGGCTTTTGTCTAATGGAGTGAACACCAAAAAGATTCACAGGAGACCTGCAAAGTTTTTAAGAGACTTATATCAACAGAAACTTGGACTGAAAGGGGTAGAGGTTGTACAAAATGAAAAGAGGTCTTTGGACCACCAAGCTTTTACAAGCAGGAAGCAGGCAGAGAAAACTACTCAGCTGCAAATATACATTACCTTTTATGAGAAAGGAAGTTAGACTCAGAGTGAAGAACCAAGAGCTCGGAAAACAGAGCCAAGAACCATGGAGAAAAAAACTCCATGTTTTAGAGGAAGTAGGAGGAGTGAGTTCTAGTCAAAGAACTTCCAATATTTGCCCAGCTGGATTTCAAAACTGATATGGACCAGTTGACAACTATGTGCTTCATCTTTTCCCCCCTTTTGGATAGGAAGATCTATGGCAGTTATTCTATGCCTGTCTCACCACTGTATGTTGGGTACGTAGGTGGCAGATAACTTGTCTCTTTAGTTCACATACCTACCAATCAAAAGGAACTATACTTGAGAAGTTTCATCTGCACCTGGACCTGATTTAGATGACAAGATTCTAAACTTCAAGCAGATTCTAAAATGGGATGAGTTTTTTGGAGGTCTTGGGAGGTGGTAAGTGTACTGTGTGTGGTGAAAAAGCATGAATTACCAGGGGTTCCCAATGATCTCTGCCTTTTGGTATTCACACTGTTGTGTAGTTGCCTCCCAGATTGTACTAGGTTGGTCTATGTGACCAGTACAATACACAAGAATTAATATATTGCATCTTCTGTAttgggctctctctctctttttcaaatTACTTgttctgggggaagccagctgccatgttgtgaggcaGTCTATCTGAAAGCCCACAGggtaaggaactgaggcctccagccaaAGCCAGCAAGGAACTCAACCTTCCAACAACTATGTGAGTGAGCAGATTCTCTAGCCCCAGATGACTGTAGCCCTGGCTGACAGCTTGCCTTCAAACTCATGAAAGACCCTGAGCAAAAAACCACTCAGTTAAGTGACTCCCAGATTCCTGATTCTCAGaaactgtggtatatatataacaaatgttagctgttttaagctgctaagtttttgGGTGATTTGTTATACATCAATACATAACTAATATTATTATGCCACTGTCATCTATCTACTCAATCCATCatgcatccatcatccatccaatGAACTGAGGGCCCACCTATTCAATTATCCATGCGAACATTTATCCATCCACCCAAATAACTGTCTAaatatcatccatccatctaccatcATCCACCTAATGAATCCATGgtccatttatccatccatccatccacccattctaCCACCCTTCTCGGAAGCCTAGATAGGTCAACCCCAAGGGCCTGGAGGTGAAGACCATTCTTCCCATACTAACCCTTACCTGAGCTATATCTACATCTGTCTCCACTGCCTTGAGGACTTTCCCAGAGGCAAACAGTTTGTGTGAATTCTCCACATCCACATGTAACTCACTGGGGAGATCAGCCTGTGGGGAGACAGAGTGGAGACTTTAGGAGATCACGAGCCTATGAGATGTCAACAGTAAGGGAGTGACTAGCATTTGAGCTTAGGGATAGAAGTGGGGGTCACATGGACCCCTGAGGTCAAATGTCAGACTATCTGAACcctaagaaaaaaatgataacttCTATAGCCTATTGGCCATCTACTTGGTGCCAGGCCCCTCTGAAGTACTTAACCATGAATGACCTCAATAACCATCACATCACAATAACCAATGAAGTGGTTActtgttattatcctcattttacaggtgaagaaactgaagaattcACTTGCCCAGGGTAACACAGCTGATAAGTGGTAGATTTAGGATTTGAATACAGGTCTGTGTGACTCAAGAATTACATATTCCTGACTCCTTGAGGTCAAAGGTCAGAGGCCCTGGACCCTTGGTCACATGTCAGGGAGGTCACCTGTACCAGCATCAAACATCTCAGGTGGGGTCCGGACTCTGGAATTGTAATGGTTGAAGAATCTGGAACCTAAGTCTTAAAGGAACCTCAGACCCCATCTCAtcccaaccctcccctcccactacacagatgaagaaactgaggcccagaagttGAAGCCGAAGGTCAAGACAACCTAGGTCCTGAAGCCTCAAGTGAGTGGGACTACTTACCGGAAGAGGACTTTGGGGGCGCCGTGCAGCTGGGGGCACACTGGGGGTGGCAGCTGCTGAAGCCCCATCCAGGATGGGCGCCAGGAGGCGGCGGAGATCAGGGCTACAGAAACGGCGAGGGTCAGCGGCCAGGGCAGCTTCACTCAGTGCAGGGGGGTGCAGGAAGGCCAAGATCTGGGGACCAGGGGTGTCTGCAGGACACGTCGAAATGGAGAGGATGTGAAGGTGGTCAGCCAGGTCCACAGGACTGGGCCCTCCACTGCTGACCCCAGGGAACACAACCAACATCTTCAACCACCAGTTAGGACGGATGCCAGGATGTCAACAGGCAGACGGTCTAGACATTTGCGCTCAGAGAGAGGAGTGGGGGCCAACGTCAGACAGGGTATAAAGAGGGTGCAAACCATTCTTAACACTGGAGGGAAGGGTTCTGGAAAGCCCCTGCTGGGGCAGGTGTTTGGTTGTAAGATTGTGGAAAGGCCCCAGAGGGGCCCAAGGGGAAAGGACAGGGTGGGGAGGCAGCCCCTTGGCAAAAACAGTAGCTATTTGCCAAATGGTGCCGATGTGCTTCAATATTTAAAATCAACACAGCTGTTGTctttgggtgccatcgagtcgatggttgactcaaagcaaccccatgtgacagagtagaactgccccatagggttttctaggctgtaatctttatgggagcagatcgccaggtctttctcccacagagccactgggtgggttcgaacctccaacctttctgttagcagccgattgcttaactgttgcgccaccagggctggcgCATATGGTTGAGCCCTGATTTTCCAGCTGCATAGAAGTGGGGGGCTTGCATGTGAGGCGAATGGCCTGGTCCGAGGCCCTCAGGGGGTTCTAAGGTCCCCAGAGGTCAAGGATCAGCTCTGATTTCAGGAAGGGCGATAGTttaacaacatgatgaatgtatctaatgtcactgaactgcacatgtgaAGATTGCTGAagtggcaaatgctttgttacctATATGTTGACCACAactaaaaaaaggtaaaaatttaaaaataataaataataaaaaagaagcgGCTCTGAGCCAGAAAAGGAAAGGGCAGCAGCAACCCCATCCCAGACCCAGGGTCGGGCTGCCAGCAACAGTGTGGAGAAGATGGGGCCTTGAAGGACAAACAGGGAAGGATtaggggaggaagagaaggaaggaagaagtgaaaaaGAGCTGGATTTGGGAGGGTCAAGAGGATTATGGGAAGCCGAAGAGTagagaggcaggagagaggaaCAAGATGAGGGGCGGAGGCAATGGGGAGCCATAGCAGGATTTAGAGGACAGGGTGACAAGAGCCTGAAGTAATCATTCCAGGGACACAGCCCACCACCCCCAGCCCGGCCAGCCCATACCAAGGCTGCCCCCAGGACTGGGGGCATCCTTCTGAGAGGTGGTGGCTCGCTGAGCGGGTCTGTGAGAGTGTTGCTCCGTCTGCTCCAGGGACAGCACCACTCCGGTTTCCTCCACCCGGCTGGGGTACAGGGCAGAGAAGGGGAGTAGGAGTCAGGGAGGGGCCGTGGCCTCTCCCACACAGCCCGCTCACATGGGGTCCTGTCACAGGAGGCAaacttctccaggggctggagggTGTTTTCCAGAAAAGGATTTGCCACGCATACTTGTTTAAGGATTTCGTTTTTATTGCCTGCTTCTCATTATAATGGCATTTAAAAGAAAGTGAAGGGTATCGCTTCCCAAGCTCCCTCTGTTGAAGGGAAGACAGAGAAAAGAGCTAGTATTTagcatggggggtggggggcgggaggAGGGAAAactgagggggagagagaggggagaccaagagggcagagagagggagaactgaggggcagagagaggggagatggaggggcagagagaaggtAGGCTGAGGGCAAAGAGAAGGGGAGACCgaggagcagagagaggggagacCGAGATGCATAGAGAGGGGAGACCAAGGGGCCGAGAGAGGGGAGACCGAGGGGCAGAAAGAGGGAAGACAAAGGAGCGTAGAGAGGGGAGACTGAGGGGCAAAGAGAAGGGGAGACTGAGGGGCAAAGAGAAGGGGAGACTGAGGGGCAAAGAGAGGGGAGACAGGGGCAGAGAGAGGGGGTACCGATGGGCAGAGGGGGGAGAGTGAAAAGCAAAGAACTATTCTCTTTATAGATATTTACTTAAGAACATATTCTTATAAacatattgatgaagaatatattTTCAATATATTCTAGATTATGTTGCCAGGTAGGAATTGATAGAGGCATATTTTTATGAATAAGATAGATATTTATGAAGCCTCTATTCATAGACATTTTTCACATGCAAGGAGACAGATTTATAAATACACCCTTCTCATGTCCCCCGCACCTCCCATCCCCAGTCTCTAGCTGCAGAGACAAtcctgatgtttaaaaaaaaaaaaaaaaaacttgttgccgtagagtccgactcataaggaccctataggacagagtagaactgccccatagagtttccaaggagcgctggtagattcaaactgtagactttttggttagcagccgttgtacttaaccactatgccaccagggtttctattctGATGTTAGAAGGGTAAATTAGTGACTGGAGAATTGGTGTGGAGTTGCGAACCAGGCCCTTGTTTGCATCTCATCTGCATAACACCATACAGGAGGGCATGTAGGCTGGCCTAGGgctcccaaaccaaaccagttgccatggagtcaattccaactcatagcgacccagtaggacagagcagaattgccccatggagtttccaaggctgtaaatcttttatggaagcagattgccacatctttctcccatggagcagctgatgggtttgaattgtggaccttttggttaagcagccaagCGCTAAAGAAGCTATGACTGGTCCCCACCCTCACCAAGGCCCTCCTGGcctggaaacatctcagtttaGGCTGGATTGAAGCTGCCCCCCATCTGCCTGAAAAATTCAAGCACACACAATCTCACACGTTCATACACGCAGGCACAAAGAGGAATACTTATATACCCaagtgtacatatacatacacacagatacgTTAGTGTGCTTCATGCCCtcgtgctcacacacacacacacacacacaaacacacacacacacacacagtcacacagtcACACGGAGCTCGCTCCTTCATTCACTCCCCAAACACTTGCTAGACAAGTAATATGGCATGGTAGTTAAGGGCAAGGATTCTGCAGCcagctgcctgggtttgaatcccagctctgctgcttacaagctgtgtgacctcaagcaAGTGAGTGCCCCTCTCCGGgctccattttcctcatctgtgaagagggatgtattgcattgggcaaatctgctgcaaaagacctctttaaagtgttgaaaagatgtcactttgatgactaagatgcatctgactcaagccagGGTCTTTTCAAAGCATCTCAGATGCACATGAAAGTTGGAAAATGGAAAAAGGAGACAGACGAActgtgtgttggtgaagaatattaaatataccatggactgccagaagaatggacaaatcagtcttagaagaaatacaaccagaatgctcctcagaggtgaggatggtgagacttcaacttgtTTATTGTGGACactttatcaggaaagaccaatcgctagaaagagacatcatgtttggtaaagtagagggtcagagaaagacaggaagcgcctcaatgagatggactgacacactggctgcaacaatgggctccaacacagcaagaactgtgaggatggtgcaggacccagcagtgtttcattctgttgtacacagggtcgctacgagccggaactgactggacggcacctaacaacatgttacAAACCATACTATGTGCCTTTATATTAACTACATGTATCTTCGTTTATCCTAAATACATTATTATTTAGGATAAATGAAGATAAATAGTATCTTTAgagacagataggtaggtaggtagataggaaggaaggaagataggtaggtagatagccGTAGTTAGCTGCCCTGCCATCAAAATGGTCTCTGATgttgaccccacacacaatggaacaatcCAGACTgccatgatccatagggttgtcattggctgatttttagaaatagatcaccaggcctttcttcctagtctgccttagtctggaagctctgctgaaacctgttcagcatcatagcaacacaaaaccctccaccgacagacgggtGGGCGTTGtatatgaggtgcgttggccaggaattgaaccggggtctcccacgtggaagttgagaattctaccactgaaccaccactgcccctgagagactgacagatagatagacGATGTTAGACCTGCATTATTCAATACAGCAGTCACTTGCCACAAGTGGCTTTGGAGCAGATGAAATGTGGCTTGTCCCAATTGAGATTTGccataagtgtaaaatacacactggatttcaaagatgagtattaaaaaaaaaaatctaaaatacttCATTAATAGTTTTTACACTGATGacatgttgaaatgatcatgtttGGGTATGTTGGGTAAAATAAAAcatgttattaaaattattttcaactttttataATGTGGCGACTAGGAAATTCAAAATGACATTTGTTGCTTATATCACACTTTATTGGACAGCGCTGGGTTAGAGagtggaaaaaaccaaaaacacacaaccaaactggttgctgtctagtggattctgactcacggtggcccaggtgtgtcagagcagaactgtgttccatagggttttcatggccatgacctttcaggagcagatcaccaggcctttcttctggggtgcccctgggtgggtcgtgtgggtttgaaccaccaaccttttggttggcagcccagcgcttaaccatttacactatcCAGAGACACCAACAGTGAAAGTacgaggagaaaggaaaaaaggggaattttttaaattttgcaatTTTGAAAAGCGTAGTCAGAGAGACCTCGTTGAACATACAAATAGATACTTACAAATGGTTTTAAGAGCTCTGTGGCaaaagaggagccctgatggcacagtgcttaagtgctcggctgctaaccaaaaggtcagcagtttgaatctaccagctgttccctggaagccctaaggggcagttctattctgttctatagggttgctatgagttataaccaactcaacagcaacaggtttggggcaGAAGTACAGTATAGGAAGAGCAAAAACGGGGAGACCTGACCAAGTGTGGGGGTTCAGGTAAAGGTTCTCTCAGGAAGTGATGTCcgagctgagaccagaagagtaaGTGGGCATAACTCAGGAGAAAGGGGAAAAGGGAAGAGAAGCATTCTGGGTAGAAGAAACTGCATATGCcaaagccctgaggcaggaaagagTCTGGCATGTTCCAAGAACACTGAGAATGCCAGGGTAGTTCTGAGAAGGGAGTGAGAAGGGGAGCGATGCAGGAGTCAGCTCACATTTcaagtaagtagcagagctggggttCGACTCAAGGCAGGCTGACCCTGGCCTGGCGGCTACACTTATGCACAATACACGCGCACGCTCGTGTGCGCACATCTATACCTGCCCACACACATGTAGATGAGACCCACATGCTCAACCATCCCACTTCCTCTCGCTTACCTGATTAGGAAGTGGATGCATACAATACTCTCAGACTGGGGGCCCCGGCCACCTGACACCACAGTGGCTTGAGTCTGGGTCCACAGGTAGCCACCACTCCGAGCCAGGAAGCGATACTGTCCTGTTACTGCCTGACCCTTGCTCAGCACTGGGAAGGGGGACAGAGAGGGGTGAGGGCTGCAGGAGGGACAACTGAGGAGGGGTTGGGTATAAGGGGGCCATGGTGGAGAGGCTCCTTGTGGTTTGGGAAAGAGGGAGCTAGTGTTGGCATGCACAGGGGAAGAGGTGGTTGGAGTTTGGGGAGCTGGTGTGTGTGAAGGGGAGGCTCTGGGATGTGGGAACTGGGGAGCTAGTGTTGGGTGGGGGTAAGCTCTCTGGAGTGTtaggggctgggtttggggtcAGGTTGGGGGCTCAGGCCTCGGAAAGGGCACACGCACAGGTGTGGATGCTCTTGCTGACCGCGTCGGAGTCCAGGGCATGGATGTACTTGTAGGCGGAACAGCCAATCAGGTCCTCAGGGCTGTAGCCAGCGACCTCCGCAATCCTGGGGGTAGGGTGCacacaggggcagattaaccaggaaGCAAGGAACGTACACACAGACTTATAGTAAAGCAAGGTACTCACAGGCTTAATTGCCTTTACTTACTAATGCACAATGCACAatttcacatcaaagatgtgatgaaaaacaggtgaaattgtgcactacagctTGGTAAGTAAGtgcaagtaagcccgtgcataccttgcgtattgggtaatccgtccctgagtGCACGGAGCCTGGTCAGGCCAGAGTTCAGCTGGCTGGGTTGGGGTGGTGGGAAGATGGAAGGGCAGGGGATACAGAGATAAAGCCAGCAAGATAGGGAGACACAGGAAtataaagaagagagagagtgagaaacgGAGATGCAGTAGGCTGAGTAATTGCTCCCCAAGATGTCCATGTCTTAATTCCCAgagcctgtgaatatgttaccttatatgataaaagggactttgcagatatgatGAAGGCTACTGAGATGGGGAGGTGACCCTAAATTACCCAGGTGGGCCCCATTGAATCACAaagggtccttataagaaggAGGTAGGAGGGTCGGAGTCAGAGAAGCAGGTGTAACAACagaagcagaggttggagtgatgcactctcaagatggaagaaggggccacaagccaagggatgCAGGCAGCTTCCAGCAGCTGGAAAAGGCAACAAAACAGAttgtcccctagagcctccagatggAACCTGccctgttgacaccttgatttgAGCCCCATAAGGCTCActaca
Protein-coding sequences here:
- the HIF3A gene encoding hypoxia-inducible factor 3-alpha, encoding MALGLQRARSSTELRKEKSRDAARSRRSQETEVLYQLAHTLPFARGVSAHLDKASIMRLTISYLRMHRLCAAGEWNQVGAGGEALDACYLKALEGFVMVLTAEGDMAYLSENVSKHLGLSQLELIGHSVFDFIHPCDQEELQDALTPRQSLSKKKPEAPTQRCFSLRMKSTLTSRGRTLNLKAATWKVLHCSGHMRAYKPPAQTSPDLEPPLRCLVLICEAIPHPGSLEPPLGRGAFLSRHSLDMKFTYCDERIAEVAGYSPEDLIGCSAYKYIHALDSDAVSKSIHTLLSKGQAVTGQYRFLARSGGYLWTQTQATVVSGGRGPQSESIVCIHFLISRVEETGVVLSLEQTEQHSHRPAQRATTSQKDAPSPGGSLDTPGPQILAFLHPPALSEAALAADPRRFCSPDLRRLLAPILDGASAAATPSVPPAARRPQSPLPADLPSELHVDVENSHKLFASGKVLKAVETDVDIAQDVDALDLEMLAPYISMDDDFQLNSSEQPPRAYHRPSGAVPRPRARSFHGLSPPIPEPSLLPRWGSDPRLSCSSPSKGDPSAPSPMAGARKRTLVQSPEDEDEGVEVLGVRPPKRLSSSEPEHFLLPPLSLSFLLTGGPAPGSQQDPNTHLLDMSEPLGLGPSLLSVYSDEDTVQSRSHLQPTAGLTQVN